Part of the Bacillota bacterium genome, CTTCTTTTCTAATTTCATCAAGATAATATAAGATATCATCTTGATATTTATCTATAATTTTATTCATTTTAACCCATTCAAAATTTAAATCAGTATATAGTTTTTCCGTATAAAGAATTTGAATGAAGAAAATAATATAAAATAACACTAAAATAACGATATAAATATAAATAGATCCCGATACATCAAATAAAAGAATGAGTCCATCTTGGTGTGTAATGGTATAAAAAACTCCTAAAACAACCAAAATGGTGCCATACACCAAATATGAATACAGCTCTTGATAAAAAATAATGATTGTTAAAGAAATGTAAAAGAACAAATAAGCATAAAAACTACTTGTACCTTGCGTATAAAAAAGTGTAAGTCCAATTGAATAAAGCATTGTAATTTGAATTGCTGGTAAAATTTTATTTATTTTGATTAATAATATGATAATTCCATACACGATAAATAAGACGACAATGACAGTGATTTTGACCGCTAAAGTATAATCCAAAAAGATAGAAAAAGGAATGGTGACTGCTGTAATAACAAGTAAAAAAGCCATAACTAACATTACTTTTATTTTTCGAACTTCACTCGCAGGTAAAAATTCAGTATTGAATACTCTTTTAAAGAAATCTTTCATCAGTTCGCCTTCTTTCCGAAAGCGTCTTTGACAATTTCATCAAATACTTCACTGTTATCTTTATATACTTTTATGATTCTTGGGTCAATATAGTAATAGTAATCTGTGTTAATCAAAATATCATATATTTTGTCTTCAGATAAACCCGGCATCGCAGTTGAACCCTTTTTTAATGCCGCATAAAATAAGACAAATCCGATAATTTTGATTTCAAAATTATCGCTTTGATGATTAAAACTCTTAAAATGAGTTTCCGAGAAAATTTCTCTTTTTTTAATATCGAGGTCAAGAATATGACTTATTTTAATCGCCACTTTACGAAGTTTAAAATGATTACTGATTAAAAGAGCTTCTAGTCTAAAAAAATCTTCTTTCGAATAATTTGGAAATTGTTCAATTAAAACACTTACTGGTGTTTTCTTTTCTAATGCTTCCAAAATTTTTAATTTTTCTTTAAAGACATTTTCGGTTTCAATCTTTATACAAAAAGCATCGATAAAAGAAGCGGTTTTTTTATAATATTCTTCAATGTTCAATGTTTCGCCCATCACTTGTTTTCTTAAATCAATCAATAAATCAATGTTGCGAAACTCGGTTTCTTTTGACAATGCAATTTGATTATAAAAGAATCGTTTTTGTTTGACAATAATATAAGATGAAATGGTCAAAATAGTAATAAATGATAAGAAGAAAAAAGCAACTCCAAATTGATTTTCTAATGTTGCGTTTTGAAAATCAAGGAACTCTGGAAAATGAAGCATAATCATTATCACCGTAAATAGCAATAACAAATTGCTTAATATTAATACTTTTAAATCTTGATAAAAAGCGCTAATCGCATATGCAATAAATAATGCCGTTATTGTGCTAGGAGATTGAAATAAAAAGATCATTCCAATGGTTAATGAAAAAATTCCTAAAGTAGTAATATAGATATTCAACTTATAAAAGTGGGAATCTTCTCTCCCATAAGCCAGCTCAACGATATTTGATGAAATAACAAGCAAAAAACCAACAAGAATTGTAATGGTTTGTTTTAAAGGAAATTCTGCAAGAAACATGTAAAGAACGCTTATAACCATCATTAAAGAAATGATGGACAAAACAAAGTTATTTTTTGTTCTTAAATGTTTGATTTCTAAAAGTTCGCGATAATCTTCGATTTCAGAAAAAACATATGTCTTTTTTCGTTGCAAGCTGACACCTCCTTTTAAAGTGGATGTTTTTTAATTTGCCCAAAATTTCTGGGGTAAATATCTGGGGTTTTATGAAGTTTTTTAATTTTGATAAAAACATATTTAAGGGATTCATCGATTGAGTACGATTGAATGCTATCCACGATTCCTCCAAGTGTTTGAATAGAAGGTAACGCTTCTTTTACTTCTTCTCGGTAGTGTTTTGATTTCATCGCGATGAAATACCCGTCTTTTTTGACAAAAGGCAAACAAAGTTCAGATAAAATTTGAAGTTTCGCAACCGCTCTAGCGCTTACTAGATCAAATGCTTCTTTTTCTTTAAATTCTTCTGCTCTTCCATGAATCAGCCTGACATCTTCTAATTCCAAAAGAACCATAAGTTTTTCTAAAAAAAGAATTCGTTTTTGTAAGGAATCAAGAATAGTAATCTTTA contains:
- the rsmG gene encoding 16S rRNA (guanine(527)-N(7))-methyltransferase RsmG, with the translated sequence MDFQAKLKTLGIDLTDKMKQQFRDYYIYLIEQNQVMNLTTITEEEDVYLKHFFDSLSMSKVYLFSNQTILDVGAGAGFPSIPLKICFPKLKITILDSLQKRILFLEKLMVLLELEDVRLIHGRAEEFKEKEAFDLVSARAVAKLQILSELCLPFVKKDGYFIAMKSKHYREEVKEALPSIQTLGGIVDSIQSYSIDESLKYVFIKIKKLHKTPDIYPRNFGQIKKHPL